One window of Camelina sativa cultivar DH55 chromosome 4, Cs, whole genome shotgun sequence genomic DNA carries:
- the LOC104780164 gene encoding uncharacterized protein LOC104780164 isoform X6: MNLGRAKKVWIWTECKEVMTVAVERGWNTFIFSSDNRKLSDDWSSVALMDTLFIEDKGVTDGSGSIVASVFEVSTPEELQKLKIETEETENIVLDFLDWKSIPAENLVAALQGSVKTVFAISNTSSEATLFLEALEHGLGGIILKSEDVKAVLDLKEYFDKRNEESDILSLKEATITRVQMVGMGDRVCVDLCSLMRPGEGLLVCCLPVGSFARGLFLVHSECLESNYIESRPLRVNAGPVHAYVSVPGGKTCYLSELRTGREVIVVDQKGKQRTAVVGRVKIEKRPLILVEAKLNVKEEETVFSIILQNAETVALVTPHQDSLS; the protein is encoded by the exons ATGAATCTTGGCCGAGCAAAGAAGGTTTGGATATGGACCGAGTGCAAAGAAGTGATGACAGTTGCGGTGGAGCGAG GATGGAACACGTTTATATTCTCATCAGACAATCGAAAACTATCCGATGATTGGTCAT CGGTTGCGTTGATGGATACATTGTTCATTGAAGATAAGGGAGTTACTGATGGTAGTGGAAGCATTGTAGCTTCGGTCTTTGAGGTATCAACACCTGAGGAGCTACAGAAGCTCAAGATCGAAACTGAGGAGACAGAGAATattgttcttgatttcttaGACTGGAAG TCGATCCCGGCGGAGAATCTAGTGGCGGCTCTTCAAGGAAGTGTGAAAACAGTGTTTGCCATTTCAAATACTTCTTCAGAGGCGACTCTATTTCTCGAG GCTTTAGAGCACGGTCTTGGCGGGATCATTCTTAAGTCTGAGGATGTTAAAGCTGTTCTTGATTTAAAG GAATATTTTGACAAGAGAAATGAGGAAAGTGATATATTAAGTTTGAAGGAAGCTACTATAACTCGGGTTCAAATGGTTGGTATGGGAGACCGAGTCTGTGTTGATCTTTGCAGCCTCATGAGACCCGGTGAAGGTCTTCTTGTATGTTGTTTACCT GTTGGTTCTTTTGCGAGAGGACTCTTCTTGGTTCATTCAGAATGCTTGGAGTCTAATTACATTGAGAGCAGACCATTAAGAGTTAATGCG GGGCCGGTGCATGCTTATGTCTCTGTTCCAGGTGGAAAGACTTGTTACCTTTCAGAGTTAAGAACGGGAAGAGAGGTAATTGTTGTTGATCAGAAAGGGAAACAGCGGACAGCGGTCGTTGGACGAGTCAAAATCGAGAAGCGTCCACTTATTCTAGTGGAAGCTAAG CTTAACGTAAAGGAGGAGGAAACTGTTTTTAGCATCATCTTACAGAACGCGGAAACAGTTGCATTAGTCACTCCTCACCAAGATTCTTTATCTTAA
- the LOC104780164 gene encoding uncharacterized protein LOC104780164 isoform X2 gives MALSLVSSVSYIQPSNQFHCFSLRKEKSELDRLLLWSSHQKNHKLISKRTFSQRFAVKTSASTTVPMNLGRAKKVWIWTECKEVMTVAVERGWNTFIFSSDNRKLSDDWSSVALMDTLFIEDKGVTDGSGSIVASVFEVSTPEELQKLKIETEETENIVLDFLDWKSIPAENLVAALQGSVKTVFAISNTSSEATLFLEALEHGLGGIILKSEDVKAVLDLKEYFDKRNEESDILSLKEATITRVQMVGMGDRVCVDLCSLMRPGEGLLVCCLPVGSFARGLFLVHSECLESNYIESRPLRVNAGPVHAYVSVPGGKTCYLSELRTGREVIVVDQKGKQRTAVVGRVKIEKRPLILVEAKLNVKEEETVFSIILQNAETVALVTPHQDSLS, from the exons ATGGCTTTGTCTTTggtctcctctgtttcttataTACAACCCTCAAACCAGTTCCATTGTTTCTCTCTAAGAAAAG AAAAATCAGAACTTGATAGATTACTATTGTGGAGCTCTCATCAGAAGAATCATAAACTGATTAGTAAAAGAACGTTTTCTCAGAGATTTGCTGTGAAAACGTCTGCTTCCACTACTGTGCCTATGAATCTTGGCCGAGCAAAGAAGGTTTGGATATGGACCGAGTGCAAAGAAGTGATGACAGTTGCGGTGGAGCGAG GATGGAACACGTTTATATTCTCATCAGACAATCGAAAACTATCCGATGATTGGTCAT CGGTTGCGTTGATGGATACATTGTTCATTGAAGATAAGGGAGTTACTGATGGTAGTGGAAGCATTGTAGCTTCGGTCTTTGAGGTATCAACACCTGAGGAGCTACAGAAGCTCAAGATCGAAACTGAGGAGACAGAGAATattgttcttgatttcttaGACTGGAAG TCGATCCCGGCGGAGAATCTAGTGGCGGCTCTTCAAGGAAGTGTGAAAACAGTGTTTGCCATTTCAAATACTTCTTCAGAGGCGACTCTATTTCTCGAG GCTTTAGAGCACGGTCTTGGCGGGATCATTCTTAAGTCTGAGGATGTTAAAGCTGTTCTTGATTTAAAG GAATATTTTGACAAGAGAAATGAGGAAAGTGATATATTAAGTTTGAAGGAAGCTACTATAACTCGGGTTCAAATGGTTGGTATGGGAGACCGAGTCTGTGTTGATCTTTGCAGCCTCATGAGACCCGGTGAAGGTCTTCTTGTATGTTGTTTACCT GTTGGTTCTTTTGCGAGAGGACTCTTCTTGGTTCATTCAGAATGCTTGGAGTCTAATTACATTGAGAGCAGACCATTAAGAGTTAATGCG GGGCCGGTGCATGCTTATGTCTCTGTTCCAGGTGGAAAGACTTGTTACCTTTCAGAGTTAAGAACGGGAAGAGAGGTAATTGTTGTTGATCAGAAAGGGAAACAGCGGACAGCGGTCGTTGGACGAGTCAAAATCGAGAAGCGTCCACTTATTCTAGTGGAAGCTAAG CTTAACGTAAAGGAGGAGGAAACTGTTTTTAGCATCATCTTACAGAACGCGGAAACAGTTGCATTAGTCACTCCTCACCAAGATTCTTTATCTTAA
- the LOC104780164 gene encoding uncharacterized protein LOC104780164 isoform X5, which produces MNLGRAKKVWIWTECKEVMTVAVERGWNTFIFSSDNRKLSDDWSSVALMDTLFIEDKGVTDGSGSIVASVFEVSTPEELQKLKIETEETENIVLDFLDWKSIPAENLVAALQGSVKTVFAISNTSSEATLFLEALEHGLGGIILKSEDVKAVLDLKEYFDKRNEESDILSLKEATITRVQMVGMGDRVCVDLCSLMRPGEGLLVCCLPVGSFARGLFLVHSECLESNYIESRPLRVNAGPVHAYVSVPGGKTCYLSELRTGREVIVVDQKGKQRTAVVGRVKIEKRPLILVEAKLNVKEEETVFSIILQNAETVALVTPHQDSLS; this is translated from the exons ATGAATCTTGGCCGAGCAAAGAAGGTTTGGATATGGACCGAGTGCAAAGAAGTGATGACAGTTGCGGTGGAGCGAGGATGGAACACGTTTATATTCTCATCAGACAATCGAAAACTATCCGATGATTGGTCAT CGGTTGCGTTGATGGATACATTGTTCATTGAAGATAAGGGAGTTACTGATGGTAGTGGAAGCATTGTAGCTTCGGTCTTTGAGGTATCAACACCTGAGGAGCTACAGAAGCTCAAGATCGAAACTGAGGAGACAGAGAATattgttcttgatttcttaGACTGGAAG TCGATCCCGGCGGAGAATCTAGTGGCGGCTCTTCAAGGAAGTGTGAAAACAGTGTTTGCCATTTCAAATACTTCTTCAGAGGCGACTCTATTTCTCGAG GCTTTAGAGCACGGTCTTGGCGGGATCATTCTTAAGTCTGAGGATGTTAAAGCTGTTCTTGATTTAAAG GAATATTTTGACAAGAGAAATGAGGAAAGTGATATATTAAGTTTGAAGGAAGCTACTATAACTCGGGTTCAAATGGTTGGTATGGGAGACCGAGTCTGTGTTGATCTTTGCAGCCTCATGAGACCCGGTGAAGGTCTTCTTGTATGTTGTTTACCT GTTGGTTCTTTTGCGAGAGGACTCTTCTTGGTTCATTCAGAATGCTTGGAGTCTAATTACATTGAGAGCAGACCATTAAGAGTTAATGCG GGGCCGGTGCATGCTTATGTCTCTGTTCCAGGTGGAAAGACTTGTTACCTTTCAGAGTTAAGAACGGGAAGAGAGGTAATTGTTGTTGATCAGAAAGGGAAACAGCGGACAGCGGTCGTTGGACGAGTCAAAATCGAGAAGCGTCCACTTATTCTAGTGGAAGCTAAG CTTAACGTAAAGGAGGAGGAAACTGTTTTTAGCATCATCTTACAGAACGCGGAAACAGTTGCATTAGTCACTCCTCACCAAGATTCTTTATCTTAA
- the LOC104780164 gene encoding uncharacterized protein LOC104780164 isoform X1 has translation MALSLVSSVSYIQPSNQFHCFSLRKEKSELDRLLLWSSHQKNHKLISKRTFSQRFAVKTSASTTVPMNLGRAKKVWIWTECKEVMTVAVERGWNTFIFSSDNRKLSDDWSSVALMDTLFIEDKGVTDGSGSIVASVFEVSTPEELQKLKIETEETENIVLDFLDWKSIPAENLVAALQGSVKTVFAISNTSSEATLFLEALEHGLGGIILKSEDVKAVLDLKEYFDKRNEESDILSLKEATITRVQMVGMGDRVCVDLCSLMRPGEGLLVCCLPVGSFARGLFLVHSECLESNYIESRPLRVNAGPVHAYVSVPGGKTCYLSELRTGREVIVVDQKGKQRTAVVGRVKIEKRPLILVEAKLNVKEEETVFSIILQNAETVALVTPHQDSLS, from the exons ATGGCTTTGTCTTTggtctcctctgtttcttataTACAACCCTCAAACCAGTTCCATTGTTTCTCTCTAAGAAAAG AAAAATCAGAACTTGATAGATTACTATTGTGGAGCTCTCATCAGAAGAATCATAAACTGATTAGTAAAAGAACGTTTTCTCAGAGATTTGCTGTGAAAACGTCTGCTTCCACTACTGTGCCTATGAATCTTGGCCGAGCAAAGAAGGTTTGGATATGGACCGAGTGCAAAGAAGTGATGACAGTTGCGGTGGAGCGAGGATGGAACACGTTTATATTCTCATCAGACAATCGAAAACTATCCGATGATTGGTCAT CGGTTGCGTTGATGGATACATTGTTCATTGAAGATAAGGGAGTTACTGATGGTAGTGGAAGCATTGTAGCTTCGGTCTTTGAGGTATCAACACCTGAGGAGCTACAGAAGCTCAAGATCGAAACTGAGGAGACAGAGAATattgttcttgatttcttaGACTGGAAG TCGATCCCGGCGGAGAATCTAGTGGCGGCTCTTCAAGGAAGTGTGAAAACAGTGTTTGCCATTTCAAATACTTCTTCAGAGGCGACTCTATTTCTCGAG GCTTTAGAGCACGGTCTTGGCGGGATCATTCTTAAGTCTGAGGATGTTAAAGCTGTTCTTGATTTAAAG GAATATTTTGACAAGAGAAATGAGGAAAGTGATATATTAAGTTTGAAGGAAGCTACTATAACTCGGGTTCAAATGGTTGGTATGGGAGACCGAGTCTGTGTTGATCTTTGCAGCCTCATGAGACCCGGTGAAGGTCTTCTTGTATGTTGTTTACCT GTTGGTTCTTTTGCGAGAGGACTCTTCTTGGTTCATTCAGAATGCTTGGAGTCTAATTACATTGAGAGCAGACCATTAAGAGTTAATGCG GGGCCGGTGCATGCTTATGTCTCTGTTCCAGGTGGAAAGACTTGTTACCTTTCAGAGTTAAGAACGGGAAGAGAGGTAATTGTTGTTGATCAGAAAGGGAAACAGCGGACAGCGGTCGTTGGACGAGTCAAAATCGAGAAGCGTCCACTTATTCTAGTGGAAGCTAAG CTTAACGTAAAGGAGGAGGAAACTGTTTTTAGCATCATCTTACAGAACGCGGAAACAGTTGCATTAGTCACTCCTCACCAAGATTCTTTATCTTAA
- the LOC104780164 gene encoding uncharacterized protein LOC104780164 isoform X4 has protein sequence MALSLVSSVSYIQPSNQFHCFSLRKEKSELDRLLLWSSHQKNHKLISKRTFSQRFAVKTSASTTVPMNLGRAKKVWIWTECKEVMTVAVERGWNTFIFSSDNRKLSDDWSSVALMDTLFIEDKGVTDGSGSIVASVFEVSTPEELQKLKIETEETENIVLDFLDWKSIPAENLVAALQGSVKTVFAISNTSSEATLFLEALEHGLGGIILKSEDVKAVLDLKEYFDKRNEESDILSLKEATITRVQMVGMGDRVCVDLCSLMRPGEGLLVGSFARGLFLVHSECLESNYIESRPLRVNAGPVHAYVSVPGGKTCYLSELRTGREVIVVDQKGKQRTAVVGRVKIEKRPLILVEAKLNVKEEETVFSIILQNAETVALVTPHQDSLS, from the exons ATGGCTTTGTCTTTggtctcctctgtttcttataTACAACCCTCAAACCAGTTCCATTGTTTCTCTCTAAGAAAAG AAAAATCAGAACTTGATAGATTACTATTGTGGAGCTCTCATCAGAAGAATCATAAACTGATTAGTAAAAGAACGTTTTCTCAGAGATTTGCTGTGAAAACGTCTGCTTCCACTACTGTGCCTATGAATCTTGGCCGAGCAAAGAAGGTTTGGATATGGACCGAGTGCAAAGAAGTGATGACAGTTGCGGTGGAGCGAGGATGGAACACGTTTATATTCTCATCAGACAATCGAAAACTATCCGATGATTGGTCAT CGGTTGCGTTGATGGATACATTGTTCATTGAAGATAAGGGAGTTACTGATGGTAGTGGAAGCATTGTAGCTTCGGTCTTTGAGGTATCAACACCTGAGGAGCTACAGAAGCTCAAGATCGAAACTGAGGAGACAGAGAATattgttcttgatttcttaGACTGGAAG TCGATCCCGGCGGAGAATCTAGTGGCGGCTCTTCAAGGAAGTGTGAAAACAGTGTTTGCCATTTCAAATACTTCTTCAGAGGCGACTCTATTTCTCGAG GCTTTAGAGCACGGTCTTGGCGGGATCATTCTTAAGTCTGAGGATGTTAAAGCTGTTCTTGATTTAAAG GAATATTTTGACAAGAGAAATGAGGAAAGTGATATATTAAGTTTGAAGGAAGCTACTATAACTCGGGTTCAAATGGTTGGTATGGGAGACCGAGTCTGTGTTGATCTTTGCAGCCTCATGAGACCCGGTGAAGGTCTTCTT GTTGGTTCTTTTGCGAGAGGACTCTTCTTGGTTCATTCAGAATGCTTGGAGTCTAATTACATTGAGAGCAGACCATTAAGAGTTAATGCG GGGCCGGTGCATGCTTATGTCTCTGTTCCAGGTGGAAAGACTTGTTACCTTTCAGAGTTAAGAACGGGAAGAGAGGTAATTGTTGTTGATCAGAAAGGGAAACAGCGGACAGCGGTCGTTGGACGAGTCAAAATCGAGAAGCGTCCACTTATTCTAGTGGAAGCTAAG CTTAACGTAAAGGAGGAGGAAACTGTTTTTAGCATCATCTTACAGAACGCGGAAACAGTTGCATTAGTCACTCCTCACCAAGATTCTTTATCTTAA
- the LOC104780164 gene encoding uncharacterized protein LOC104780164 isoform X3, with product MALSLVSSVSYIQPSNQFHCFSLRKEKSELDRLLLWSSHQKNHKLISKRTFSQRFAVKTSASTTVPMNLGRAKKVWIWTECKEVMTVAVERGWNTFIFSSDNRKLSDDWSSVALMDTLFIEDKGVTDGSGSIVASVFEVSTPEELQKLKIETEETENIVLDFLDWKSIPAENLVAALQGSVKTVFAISNTSSEATLFLEALEHGLGGIILKSEDVKAVLDLKEYFDKRNEESDILSLKEATITRVQMVGMGDRVCVDLCSLMRPGEGLLVCCLPVGSFARGLFLVHSECLESNYIESRPLRVNAGPVHAYVSVPGGKTCYLSELRTGREVIVVDQKGKQRTAVVGRVKIEKRPLILVEAKEEETVFSIILQNAETVALVTPHQDSLS from the exons ATGGCTTTGTCTTTggtctcctctgtttcttataTACAACCCTCAAACCAGTTCCATTGTTTCTCTCTAAGAAAAG AAAAATCAGAACTTGATAGATTACTATTGTGGAGCTCTCATCAGAAGAATCATAAACTGATTAGTAAAAGAACGTTTTCTCAGAGATTTGCTGTGAAAACGTCTGCTTCCACTACTGTGCCTATGAATCTTGGCCGAGCAAAGAAGGTTTGGATATGGACCGAGTGCAAAGAAGTGATGACAGTTGCGGTGGAGCGAGGATGGAACACGTTTATATTCTCATCAGACAATCGAAAACTATCCGATGATTGGTCAT CGGTTGCGTTGATGGATACATTGTTCATTGAAGATAAGGGAGTTACTGATGGTAGTGGAAGCATTGTAGCTTCGGTCTTTGAGGTATCAACACCTGAGGAGCTACAGAAGCTCAAGATCGAAACTGAGGAGACAGAGAATattgttcttgatttcttaGACTGGAAG TCGATCCCGGCGGAGAATCTAGTGGCGGCTCTTCAAGGAAGTGTGAAAACAGTGTTTGCCATTTCAAATACTTCTTCAGAGGCGACTCTATTTCTCGAG GCTTTAGAGCACGGTCTTGGCGGGATCATTCTTAAGTCTGAGGATGTTAAAGCTGTTCTTGATTTAAAG GAATATTTTGACAAGAGAAATGAGGAAAGTGATATATTAAGTTTGAAGGAAGCTACTATAACTCGGGTTCAAATGGTTGGTATGGGAGACCGAGTCTGTGTTGATCTTTGCAGCCTCATGAGACCCGGTGAAGGTCTTCTTGTATGTTGTTTACCT GTTGGTTCTTTTGCGAGAGGACTCTTCTTGGTTCATTCAGAATGCTTGGAGTCTAATTACATTGAGAGCAGACCATTAAGAGTTAATGCG GGGCCGGTGCATGCTTATGTCTCTGTTCCAGGTGGAAAGACTTGTTACCTTTCAGAGTTAAGAACGGGAAGAGAGGTAATTGTTGTTGATCAGAAAGGGAAACAGCGGACAGCGGTCGTTGGACGAGTCAAAATCGAGAAGCGTCCACTTATTCTAGTGGAAGCTAAG GAGGAGGAAACTGTTTTTAGCATCATCTTACAGAACGCGGAAACAGTTGCATTAGTCACTCCTCACCAAGATTCTTTATCTTAA